A genome region from Brassica oleracea var. oleracea cultivar TO1000 chromosome C2, BOL, whole genome shotgun sequence includes the following:
- the LOC106326632 gene encoding auxin-responsive protein IAA33, with the protein MDNFEPHSQKSLKRRFHQDNTTTHQPRETTTRTTSFMPKSISTNPNSSSSSGAAGRFSGFGLNVDDDLVSSVVPPVTVVLEGRSICQRIRLDKHESYQTLALGLRQMFVDGADSTSETKDLDLSNAIPGHIIAYEDMENDLLLAGDLSWKDFVRVAKRIRILPVKGNTRKVRRNE; encoded by the exons ATGGACAATTTCGAGCCACACAGCCAAAAATCCTTGAAAAGAAGGTTTCATCAAGATAACACGACCACGCATCAACCTCGTGAAACCACAACAAGAACAACATCCTTCATGCCAAAATCTATTTCAACAAACCCTAATAGTAGCTCAAGTTCCGGAGCAGCCGGGAGATTCTCAGGGTTTGGACTCAACGTCGACGATGATCTAGTTTCATCTGTGGTTCCTCCCGTTACCGTTGTGCTCGAGGGACGTTCTATCTGCCAACGCATTAGGCTAGATAAGCATGAGAGTTATCAAACCTTGGCTTTGGGTCTGAGGCAAATGTTTGTTGATGGGGCTGATTCGACTTCGGAGACGAAAGATCTTGATCTCTCCAACGCCATCCCTGGCCATATTATTGCTTATGAAGACATGGAGAACGATCTACTTCTCGCTGGTGATCTTAGTTGGAA GGATTTTGTTCGTGTAGCTAAGAGAATTCGAATCTTGCCGGTGAAAGGGAACACAAGAAAGGTTAGAAGGAACGAGTAA